A section of the Malania oleifera isolate guangnan ecotype guangnan chromosome 2, ASM2987363v1, whole genome shotgun sequence genome encodes:
- the LOC131148098 gene encoding mannan endo-1,4-beta-mannosidase 2, with protein sequence MSHKRMVGGNGMFYPILGFASCFAFIYMSFGDLRISFSREPNLAFVERNGTQFMLDGKAFYINGWNSYWLMDHAVNEYSRPRVRAMLRAGAKMGLTVCRSWAFNDGAYNALQISPGQFDERVFEALDHVIAEARKHGIRLLLSLVNNLQAYGGKTQYVKWAWQEGIGLSSSNDSFFFDPTIRQYFKNYIKTVLTRKNTITGIEYRDDPTIFAWELINEPRCMSDPSGDTLQDWLEEMSAFVKSIDKNHLLTIGLEGFYGPKNPKRLTVNPGEWAADLGSDFIRNSKMSTVDFASVHIYPDHWFHEQEFEDKLKYVSKWMKSHIEDGDKELKKPVMFTEFGLSNQNKDFQPPQRDRFYQTVHKIIYKSARKKGSGAGSFIWQFLVGGMEEYNDDFGIVPWERPTTYRIITEHSCRLAGVGGAIQQKGTLKELCLGRR encoded by the exons ATGAGTCATAAGAGAATGGTAGGAGGAAATGGTATGTTTTACCCAATTCTTGGATTTGCATCATGttttgctttcatttacatgtcTTTTGGGGATTTGAGGATCAGTTTTTCCCGAGAACCAAACTTGGCTTTTGTGGAGAGGAACGGTACTCAGTTCATGTTGGATGGTAAAGCATTCTACATTAATGGGTGGAACTCTTACTGGTTGATGGACCATGCGGTGAATGAGTACAGTAGACCCAGGGTCAGGGCTATGCTGCGAGCTGGTGCAAAGATGGGTCTTACTGTATGCCGAAGCTGGGCCTTCAATGATGGGGCTTACAATGCCCTCCAGATTTCCCCTGGTCAATTCGATGAGCGAGTCTTCGAG GCTCTGGATCATGTCATTGCAGAAGCAAGAAAGCATGGAATCAGGCTGCTGCTTAGCTTAGTCAATAACTTGCAGGCATATGGTGGAAAGACTCAGTATGTAAAGTGGGCATGGCAAGAAGGTATTGGTTTAAGCTCGTCCAAtgattcatttttctttgatccaaccaTCCGTCAGTATTTCAAGAATTACATCAAG ACTGTGCTAACAAGGAAGAATACTATTACTGGAATTGAATATAGGGATGATCCCACCATCTTTGCATGGGAGTTGATAAATGAACCTCGTTGTATGTCTGACCCTTCAGGAGACACTCTCCAA GATTGGCTAGAAGAAATGTcagcttttgtaaaatcaattgacaAGAACCATCTGCTGACTATTGGCCTTGAAGGATTCTATGGTCCTAAAAATCCCAAAAGGTTAACAGTCAATCCAGGGGAGTGGGCAGCGGACCTTGGATCAGATTTTATTCGAAACTCCAAGATGTCAACTGTTGATTTTGCCTCTGTTCATATCTACCCAGACCATTG GTTCCATGAGCAGGAATTTGAAGACAAACTAAAGTATGTGTCCAAATGGATGAAATCTCACATTGAAGATGGTGATAAAGAACTGAAGAAGCCCGTCATGTTCACTGAGTTTGGGTTATCAAACCAGAACAAAGACTTTCAACCACCCCAAAGAGACAGGTTTTACCAGACTGTCCATAAAATTATCTACAAATCTGCAAGGAAAAAGGGATCTGGAGCAGGCTCCTTCATCTGGCAGTTCTTGGTTGGAGGAATGGAAGAGTATAATGATGACTTTGGGATTGTCCCTTGGGAAAGGCCAACGACGTATCGGATAATAACAGAGCATTCATGCAGGCTGGCTGGAGTAGGAGGAGCCATTCAACAAAAAGGCACTTTGAAAGAACTCTGTTTAGGGAGACGGTGA